One window of the Cryptomeria japonica chromosome 7, Sugi_1.0, whole genome shotgun sequence genome contains the following:
- the LOC131046260 gene encoding alpha-galactosidase-like yields the protein MKMIWFWLLTLLCYQAKSAPVGRRILVSNGLGQTPQMGWNSWNHFSRHVTEEIVRETADAMISTGLSKLGYEYVNIDDCWAELNRDDEGNLAANASTFPSGIKALADYVHSKGLKLGIYSDAGLQTCSKTMPGSLGYEEQDAKTFASWGVDYLKYDNCNNASKDTKERYQNMSMALSKVGRPIFYSMCEWGQENPATWAPKIANSWRTTGDIHNNWESMISRADQNDMWASYAGPGGWNDPDMLEVGNGNMTTEEYRSHFSIWALMKAPLLVGCDIRSMSSETLEILSNEEVINVNQDSLGSQGKKVSKEGDLEVWAGPLSNGRVVIILWNRSSKSAFITAKWEDIGLPSESVVEARDLWNHSNLKGSLQGNVTSSVHSHACKMYILTPSSS from the exons ATGAAGATGATATGGTTTTGGCTCTTAACACTTTTATGCTATCAAGCAAAATCTGCTCCTGTGGGGAGAAGAATTTTAGTATCCAATGGGCTTGGTCAGACGCCTCAGATGGG ATGGAATAGTTGGAATCATTTCTCACGTCATGTTACTGAGGAGATTGTTCGTGAAACAG CTGATGCAATGATATCCACTGGATTATCTAAACTGGGTTATGAGTATGTTAATATAG ATGACTGCTGGGCCGAGCTGAACAGAGATGACGAG GGTAATCTTGCTGCCAACGCTTCTACATTTCCTTCCGGCATAAAGGCATTAGCCGACTATGTTCATTCCAAGGGACTTAAGCTTGGAATATATTCAGATGCTGG ATTACAAACATGCAGCAAAACTATGCCGGGCTCTCTTGGGTATGAAGAGCAAGATGCCAAAACTTTTGCTTCATGG GGAGTAGACTATTTGAAATATGATAATTGTAACAATGCAAGCAAAGATACTAAAGAAAG GTACCAAAATATGAGTATGGCTCTCAGCAAAGTAGGCCGCCCTATTTTCTACTCAATGTGTGAATg GGGTCAAGAAAACCCTGCAACTTGGGCTCCCAAGATTGCAAATAGCTGGAGAACTACAGGAGATATACATAACAATTGGGAGAG TATGATATCTAGAGCTGACCAGAATGACATGTGGGCTAGTTATGCAGGCCCTGGTGGATGGAATG ATCCTGACATGTTAGAAGTTGGAAATGGAAACATGACAACAGAGGAATACCGATCCCACTTTAGCATATGGGCTTTAATGAAG GCACCCTTGCTTGTTGGTTGCGACATAAGGTCTATGAGCAGTGAAACTTTGGAGATTCTAAGCAACGAGGaggtcattaatgtcaaccaag ATTCATTAGGGTCACAAGGAAAGAAAGTGAGCAAGGAAGGGGATCTTGAG GTATGGGCTGGACCATTGTCAAATGGAAGGGTTGTTATCATTTTATGGAATAGAAGTTCTAAAAGTGCTTTCATAACTGCTAAATGGGAAGATATTGGTCTTCCTAGTGAAAGTGTTGTCGAGGCTAGAGACTTGTGGAAT CATTCAAATCTCAAGGGAAGTTTGCAAGGAAATGTAACATCAAGCGTTCATTCACATGCTTGCAAAATGTATATTTTAACTCCATCCTCGAGCTAG